A window from Leptothermofonsia sichuanensis E412 encodes these proteins:
- the psbD gene encoding photosystem II D2 protein (photosystem q(a) protein) — protein sequence MTIAIQRPPVWVDWLNTLDDWLKRDRFVFIGWSGLLLFPCAYLAFGSWFTGTTFVSSWYTHGLASSYLEGCNFLTAAVSTPADSMGHSLLTLWGPEAQGDFTRWCQIGGLWTFTALHGALGLMGFALRQIEIARLVGIRPYNALAFSAPIATFVATFLIYPLGQSSWFFGPSFGVAGIFRFILFVQGFHNFTLNPFHMMGVAGVLGGALLCAIHGATVQNTLYEDSRSYNTFGGFSPTQGEETYSFVTANRFWSQIFGIAFSNKRWLHFFMLFVPVTGLWMSAIGMIGLAFNLRAYDFVSQEIRAAEDPEFETFYTKNILLNEGLRVWMAEQDQPHEHFVFPDEVLPRGNAAG from the coding sequence ATGACCATTGCCATTCAACGCCCCCCAGTCTGGGTGGATTGGTTGAATACACTGGATGACTGGCTGAAGCGCGATCGCTTCGTCTTCATTGGCTGGTCCGGGTTACTGCTCTTTCCCTGTGCTTACCTGGCGTTTGGAAGCTGGTTTACAGGCACGACCTTTGTCAGCTCCTGGTACACCCATGGACTCGCCAGTTCCTATCTGGAAGGTTGCAACTTCCTCACCGCTGCCGTTTCCACCCCGGCAGACAGCATGGGGCATTCCCTCTTAACCCTGTGGGGACCCGAAGCCCAGGGAGACTTTACCCGCTGGTGTCAAATCGGTGGGCTGTGGACCTTCACCGCTCTGCATGGTGCTCTTGGCTTAATGGGGTTTGCCCTGCGCCAAATTGAAATTGCCCGGTTGGTAGGTATCCGCCCCTATAATGCGCTTGCTTTTTCAGCCCCGATCGCTACTTTTGTGGCTACCTTTCTCATCTATCCCTTAGGGCAATCCAGTTGGTTTTTTGGTCCCAGTTTTGGGGTGGCTGGCATCTTTCGATTCATTTTGTTCGTCCAGGGCTTCCACAACTTCACCCTCAACCCATTTCACATGATGGGGGTTGCAGGGGTGTTAGGCGGAGCGTTACTCTGCGCGATTCATGGTGCAACGGTCCAAAACACCCTGTACGAAGATAGCCGCAGCTACAACACCTTTGGTGGATTCAGCCCCACCCAGGGAGAAGAAACCTACTCGTTTGTGACAGCAAACCGTTTCTGGTCTCAAATTTTTGGGATTGCCTTTTCCAACAAGCGCTGGTTGCACTTTTTCATGCTATTTGTCCCGGTCACTGGCTTGTGGATGAGCGCGATCGGCATGATTGGGCTGGCGTTTAACCTGCGGGCCTATGACTTCGTATCCCAGGAAATTCGGGCGGCGGAAGACCCGGAGTTTGAAACTTTCTACACCAAAAACATTTTGCTGAATGAAGGATTGCGCGTCTGGATGGCAGAGCAAGATCAACCCCATGAGCACTTCGTCTTCCCTGATGAAGTTCTACCGCGAGGCAATGCGGCAGGATAA
- a CDS encoding response regulator, which translates to MRILLVEDDPLISKSLEKHLCEHHYVVEVAADGQVGWEMVTAFTYDLILLDVNLPGLDGIQFCQQLRANHNETPVLLLTARSSNTDKVLGLDAGADDYVVKPFELSELLARIRVLLRRGKACQPVTLKWLNLKLDPSICEVTYGDRVLHLTPKEYRLLELFLRNQHRVFSRSAILDHLWSSEEAPSEEAVTVHIKDLRQKLKKAGAPSNLIETVYGQGYRLKQAAPSSSKPATRTPQSQPAIHQQTKENLTTVWETYQELSRDRLLILERAAAEWLENRLKQEQCQKAQEAAHKLTGALGIFGFTEASQVAKEIEEIFQAGGVLNQKKALHLAGLLTRLREVMEQPKAQTSNGQGVIGNGHRVVGLKRSSGEQSM; encoded by the coding sequence ATGAGAATTCTGCTAGTTGAAGATGACCCGCTTATTTCAAAATCGCTGGAGAAACATCTGTGCGAGCACCACTATGTGGTAGAGGTTGCTGCCGATGGGCAGGTTGGATGGGAAATGGTGACCGCCTTTACCTACGACCTGATTTTGCTGGATGTCAATTTGCCTGGTCTGGACGGCATTCAGTTTTGCCAGCAACTGCGTGCTAATCATAATGAAACCCCAGTGTTATTGCTCACTGCCCGCAGTTCCAATACGGATAAGGTTTTGGGCTTAGATGCGGGAGCCGATGATTACGTGGTCAAGCCATTTGAATTGTCGGAATTACTGGCACGCATTCGTGTGCTGTTGCGACGTGGCAAAGCCTGCCAGCCTGTTACCCTGAAATGGCTGAACTTGAAACTGGACCCAAGTATTTGTGAGGTCACCTATGGCGATCGCGTCCTGCATCTGACCCCTAAGGAGTATCGGCTCCTGGAACTGTTTCTGCGTAATCAGCATCGGGTGTTTAGTCGCAGTGCCATTCTGGACCACCTCTGGTCCAGTGAAGAGGCCCCCAGCGAAGAGGCGGTCACCGTTCACATCAAAGACTTACGCCAAAAGTTGAAGAAGGCCGGCGCACCCTCTAATTTAATTGAGACGGTCTATGGTCAGGGTTATCGGCTGAAACAGGCTGCTCCCAGTTCATCAAAACCTGCAACCAGGACGCCCCAGTCTCAGCCCGCCATCCATCAGCAAACAAAGGAAAACCTGACAACGGTCTGGGAAACCTACCAGGAGTTAAGCCGCGATCGCCTGTTGATTCTGGAACGGGCAGCCGCTGAGTGGTTAGAAAACAGACTCAAACAAGAACAGTGTCAGAAGGCACAGGAAGCTGCCCACAAATTAACAGGAGCCTTAGGGATTTTTGGGTTTACGGAAGCCTCCCAGGTTGCGAAGGAGATAGAAGAAATTTTTCAGGCTGGGGGTGTCTTAAATCAGAAAAAAGCCCTGCATCTGGCTGGATTACTGACAAGGTTAAGAGAAGTAATGGAGCAGCCAAAAGCTCAAACCAGCAATGGGCAGGGGGTGATTGGCAATGGGCACCGGGTGGTTGGCCTGAAGCGGAGTAGTGGAGAACAGTCCATGTAA
- the apcD gene encoding allophycocyanin subunit alpha-B, protein MSLVQQVILNADEELRYPTPGEIRMLQGFCKTGDRRIRIAQTLADHEKELVEKGCVKFWKRCPVTPSRSGNPRKTASCQRDQGWYIRLIAYCVLAGNEKPLLDIGTLGMKEMYISLGIPLANWVEAVRCLKEEAIALLGEEDAVEVIPYFDHIIQTLATPGAPYFVHEGKLEY, encoded by the coding sequence ATGAGTCTTGTTCAGCAAGTGATTTTGAATGCGGATGAGGAATTGCGGTATCCAACACCCGGTGAAATCCGCATGCTCCAGGGCTTTTGTAAAACGGGCGATCGCCGCATTCGGATCGCTCAAACCCTGGCAGACCATGAAAAGGAACTGGTGGAAAAGGGCTGTGTCAAGTTCTGGAAACGCTGTCCGGTGACTCCCAGCCGGAGTGGAAATCCCCGTAAAACTGCCTCCTGCCAGCGAGATCAGGGCTGGTATATCCGCCTCATTGCTTACTGCGTTTTAGCCGGTAATGAGAAGCCCCTGCTGGACATTGGCACCCTTGGCATGAAGGAAATGTACATTTCCCTGGGAATTCCGCTGGCAAATTGGGTTGAAGCAGTGCGCTGCCTGAAAGAGGAGGCGATCGCACTGCTGGGCGAAGAAGATGCGGTTGAAGTCATTCCCTATTTCGACCACATTATTCAAACCCTCGCCACGCCGGGTGCTCCCTACTTTGTCCACGAGGGCAAGTTGGAGTACTGA
- the apcD gene encoding allophycocyanin subunit alpha-B, which yields MSIVTRSIAIADREARYLSPGELHAIGEYFAAGSDRLRIATVLVANERYIVEHGSLRFWQRCPVTPSNSGNPTYRASCQRDQAWYVRLVSYGVMAGDITPIEKIGVKGGKEMYNSLGVPLRNVVECMSCIKEVAMELLSLEDAAVVAPYFDCIIQGLTP from the coding sequence ATGAGTATTGTTACACGCTCAATTGCGATCGCTGATCGGGAAGCCCGTTATTTAAGCCCAGGAGAACTCCACGCGATCGGCGAATATTTTGCAGCGGGGAGCGATCGCCTGCGCATTGCCACCGTCCTGGTCGCCAATGAACGCTATATCGTTGAACATGGAAGCCTGCGTTTCTGGCAACGCTGCCCGGTGACACCGAGTAACAGTGGTAATCCCACTTACCGGGCATCTTGCCAGCGAGATCAAGCCTGGTATGTGAGGCTGGTGTCCTATGGGGTGATGGCCGGTGATATTACCCCGATCGAAAAAATTGGGGTAAAGGGCGGCAAAGAAATGTATAACTCGCTCGGTGTGCCGCTCAGAAATGTTGTTGAATGTATGTCTTGTATTAAAGAAGTGGCAATGGAACTGTTAAGCCTGGAAGATGCCGCAGTCGTTGCTCCTTACTTTGATTGCATCATTCAAGGACTGACTCCTTAG
- the apcD gene encoding allophycocyanin subunit alpha-B, producing the protein MSLVTELVLNADSEARYPAPKELRIFQDFLKTGDQRIRIAGTLADNEQRIIQNGFAKFWERCPVTPSNSGNPRKTASCQRDVGWYIRLIAYSILAGSEQPLVEIGTLGIKEMYNSLEIPLKNIVECMRCIKEETLSLLSPEDATEVAPYFDLIIRSLS; encoded by the coding sequence ATGAGTCTTGTCACAGAACTGGTTCTTAATGCTGACAGTGAAGCCCGTTATCCGGCTCCTAAGGAACTGCGCATCTTTCAGGACTTCCTGAAAACGGGCGATCAGCGGATTCGAATTGCTGGAACGCTGGCAGACAACGAACAACGCATCATCCAAAATGGTTTTGCTAAGTTTTGGGAACGGTGTCCTGTGACACCCAGCAACAGCGGCAATCCTCGCAAAACGGCTTCTTGCCAGCGCGATGTGGGTTGGTACATCCGACTGATTGCTTACTCGATCCTGGCGGGCAGTGAACAACCTCTGGTTGAAATCGGCACGCTCGGAATTAAGGAAATGTACAACTCGCTGGAAATTCCACTCAAAAATATTGTGGAGTGTATGCGTTGTATCAAAGAAGAGACGCTTTCCCTGCTGAGTCCTGAGGATGCAACTGAGGTTGCGCCCTACTTTGATCTGATCATTCGATCGCTGTCCTGA
- a CDS encoding phycobilisome rod-core linker polypeptide encodes MSPHASSGSPAIFPQQYRTLPVAVISQAEQQDRFFKQSELRELTSFFRSGGKRLEVATVLTEHANEIVEAAANRIFYGGSPMAYLEAPPNRENLPGYNRPLRERKAPPKERLKIETPSYGNPLRGISEFMQTQFSGDRDPLPGGFRLIHVKRYGPRRMKNSMRDLAWFLRYVTYAIVAGDASILTVNVRGLRGVIPEDVTEATVVAIREMRWRSLGYFKRDAEASDLIREYFDVLITDYLAEKPSNRVRQGVSNDQQGLELPENYALSGIPRHRFVMKPNLAETEKQEVIKAAYRQVFERDITREYGISLTDLESRFRSHEISTKEFIRRLGKSRLYRKEFYEPFVISRFIELATRHFLGRGISSPEEFQHYFDLVSQRGWAALIDTLVDSQEYADYFGEEMVPYLRGYGVEAQECRNWGPQLHLFRFSASAHKIPQFITQFGDYQKPLPNQHPYGAGNDPLEIRFGAIFPQPAWKGNDHPAAFNKDHRRILISCDTGDDHGNHAVNWGLVPGRSNRQPLRLDQMAHLNGHSGKPSQQGPSVNLAKNSPAAIIDGAYRQLFGREVYPEQRLTPAELKLKSGEITVREFIRQLAKSRPFRRVSWDSLYITKAIEYIHRRLLGRPTYGRQEMGRYYDICARKGFYALIDELVDSPEYIAAFGEDTVPYERFVTPRGYELRSRSSTGSLRLQHERLGSTMPGPRVAENFSGWIKAALEGGDAAHRRPQRKTTTMEQKPLSLEVLDTVKQLHLDSDTATEASQTPNSQTAEEPSRQPPETVQPALSETGGQR; translated from the coding sequence ATGAGTCCTCATGCAAGCAGCGGCAGTCCTGCCATATTCCCCCAGCAATACCGCACTTTACCAGTTGCCGTCATTTCACAAGCGGAACAACAGGATCGGTTTTTCAAGCAAAGTGAACTACGGGAATTGACCAGCTTTTTCCGCTCTGGTGGAAAGCGGTTGGAGGTTGCAACCGTTCTCACAGAACATGCCAATGAGATTGTGGAAGCGGCAGCCAATCGCATCTTTTATGGGGGTTCACCAATGGCGTATCTGGAAGCGCCACCAAACCGTGAAAACCTGCCAGGGTACAACCGTCCCCTGCGAGAAAGAAAGGCACCGCCTAAGGAAAGGCTGAAAATTGAAACCCCCAGTTACGGGAATCCGCTGCGTGGTATTTCAGAATTCATGCAGACTCAGTTCAGCGGCGATCGCGATCCACTGCCGGGTGGTTTTCGGCTGATCCATGTGAAGCGCTACGGACCGCGCCGCATGAAGAATTCAATGCGAGATCTTGCCTGGTTTCTACGTTATGTCACCTATGCCATTGTGGCGGGGGATGCCAGCATTTTAACGGTGAACGTGCGGGGGCTGCGGGGGGTCATTCCTGAAGATGTAACCGAAGCAACCGTTGTTGCCATCCGGGAAATGCGCTGGCGATCGCTGGGCTATTTCAAACGGGATGCAGAAGCCAGCGACCTGATCCGAGAATATTTTGATGTCCTGATCACTGATTACCTGGCTGAAAAACCTTCAAACCGGGTGCGCCAGGGGGTTTCCAACGACCAGCAGGGTCTGGAACTACCTGAAAATTATGCCCTGTCAGGCATTCCACGCCATCGGTTTGTGATGAAGCCCAACCTGGCCGAAACGGAGAAGCAGGAAGTCATTAAAGCCGCTTACCGGCAGGTATTTGAACGGGATATCACCCGTGAATATGGGATCAGTCTGACGGATCTGGAATCCAGGTTTCGGAGTCATGAGATTTCAACCAAAGAGTTCATTCGCCGCCTGGGTAAGTCCCGGCTTTACCGGAAGGAATTTTATGAACCCTTTGTTATCAGTCGGTTTATTGAACTGGCAACGCGGCACTTTTTGGGCCGTGGGATCAGTTCTCCAGAAGAATTTCAGCACTATTTTGATCTTGTTTCACAGCGCGGATGGGCTGCTTTGATTGACACGCTGGTGGATTCTCAAGAATATGCCGATTACTTTGGGGAAGAGATGGTTCCCTATTTACGGGGCTACGGCGTGGAAGCCCAGGAATGTCGCAACTGGGGTCCGCAACTGCATCTCTTCCGGTTTAGTGCTTCTGCTCACAAAATACCTCAGTTCATTACCCAATTTGGGGATTATCAGAAACCGCTGCCGAATCAGCACCCCTATGGCGCTGGTAATGATCCGCTGGAAATTCGATTTGGTGCCATCTTTCCACAGCCAGCCTGGAAAGGGAATGATCATCCCGCTGCGTTCAATAAAGATCATCGTCGCATTTTGATTAGTTGTGACACGGGCGATGACCACGGTAATCATGCGGTCAACTGGGGGCTGGTTCCTGGGCGCTCGAATCGACAGCCCTTGAGACTGGATCAGATGGCTCATTTGAATGGTCATTCGGGTAAACCCTCCCAGCAAGGACCCAGTGTCAATCTGGCGAAAAACTCACCCGCTGCCATTATTGACGGGGCCTATCGCCAGCTATTTGGACGGGAGGTGTACCCGGAGCAGCGATTAACTCCAGCCGAGTTGAAGCTGAAAAGCGGTGAAATCACGGTGCGAGAATTTATCCGCCAACTGGCAAAGTCGCGCCCCTTCCGGCGGGTGTCCTGGGATTCGCTTTATATCACAAAGGCGATCGAATACATTCACCGTCGCCTGTTAGGGCGTCCGACCTATGGACGGCAGGAAATGGGACGTTACTACGATATTTGTGCTCGCAAAGGCTTCTATGCCCTGATTGATGAACTGGTGGATAGTCCTGAATACATCGCTGCCTTTGGCGAAGATACGGTTCCCTACGAGCGGTTTGTCACTCCACGGGGGTATGAGTTGCGATCGCGCAGTAGCACAGGCAGTCTGCGCCTCCAGCATGAACGCCTGGGTAGCACAATGCCAGGACCACGGGTTGCTGAAAACTTTAGTGGTTGGATTAAGGCGGCTTTAGAGGGCGGTGATGCTGCCCACCGACGGCCCCAACGGAAAACCACCACTATGGAGCAAAAACCCCTCAGTCTGGAAGTCCTGGATACAGTCAAACAACTTCACCTTGATTCAGACACGGCGACTGAAGCCAGCCAGACACCCAATTCTCAAACAGCAGAAGAACCATCCAGGCAACCGCCAGAAACGGTTCAGCCAGCTTTGAGTGAAACCGGCGGGCAACGGTAA
- the apcB gene encoding allophycocyanin subunit beta, with protein sequence MQDAITSLINASDVQGRYLDSAGVEKLRAYFQSGELRSRAATTISANSSSIVTQAVAKSLMYTDITAPGGNMYTCRRYAACIRDMDYFLRYATYAMLAGDPSILDERILNGLRETYNSLGVPIGGTIRAIQAMKDVTADLVGAEAGKEMGVYFDYICSGLS encoded by the coding sequence ATGCAAGATGCGATTACATCACTGATTAATGCCTCAGATGTTCAGGGGCGCTATCTCGACAGTGCAGGGGTTGAGAAACTGCGGGCTTACTTTCAGAGTGGGGAATTGAGATCGCGGGCTGCCACCACCATCAGCGCCAATTCTTCCTCTATTGTGACTCAGGCAGTTGCCAAATCTTTGATGTATACCGATATCACAGCTCCTGGCGGCAATATGTATACCTGCCGTCGCTACGCTGCCTGCATTCGGGACATGGACTACTTTTTGCGTTATGCAACCTATGCCATGCTGGCTGGAGATCCTTCCATTCTGGATGAGCGAATTCTGAATGGACTGAGAGAAACCTATAACTCATTGGGTGTCCCAATTGGGGGAACGATTCGAGCCATTCAAGCTATGAAAGATGTGACTGCCGATCTGGTCGGAGCTGAGGCTGGCAAGGAAATGGGCGTCTACTTTGACTACATCTGCTCTGGATTAAGCTAG
- the psbC gene encoding photosystem II reaction center protein CP43, which produces MTTLFDRAVVQTEKTAKGLKITTAREGRDEASTGYAWWAGNARFINLSGRFLGAHVAHAGLIAFWAGAMLLYEVAHYVPEKPMYEQGMILMPHVATLGFGVGHGGEVVDITPFFVIGVLHLIGSAVLGFGGIYHALRGPEKLAGFFDFDWDDKDKITTILGINLIFLGIGAWLLVAKAMLWGGLYDTWAPGGGDVRLITHPTLNPLRIFGYLFRSPYGEAGWIIGVNNLEDIVGGHIWMGGILIAGGIWHILTKPWKWTHGVFTWSGEAYLAQSLGNVCGQAFIATFFIWFNNTAYPSEFYGPTIAEASQAQALVFLVRDQKLGANVASAQGPTGLGKYLQRSPTGEIIFGGETMRFWDCRAPWLEPLRGTNGLDLDKLRNDVQPWQIRTAAEYMTHGPIGSLNSVGGLATEINSFNFVGPRAWLAAFHFIVAFLFLVGHLWHAGRSRAAEAGFVRGINREDEPVLSMPDLD; this is translated from the coding sequence ATGACAACACTGTTTGATCGGGCAGTCGTCCAGACTGAGAAGACTGCCAAAGGTCTAAAAATTACCACTGCCAGAGAAGGGCGCGATGAAGCATCCACAGGTTATGCGTGGTGGGCAGGCAATGCCCGGTTCATCAACCTATCTGGGCGTTTCCTCGGTGCCCATGTTGCCCATGCCGGGCTGATTGCCTTCTGGGCAGGAGCCATGTTGTTGTATGAAGTGGCTCACTATGTTCCCGAAAAACCCATGTATGAACAGGGCATGATTTTGATGCCCCACGTCGCCACCTTAGGGTTTGGCGTTGGTCACGGGGGCGAAGTCGTTGATATTACGCCCTTTTTTGTGATCGGGGTGCTGCACTTAATTGGGTCTGCTGTTTTAGGCTTTGGGGGCATTTATCACGCCCTTCGTGGACCAGAAAAGCTGGCTGGCTTCTTCGATTTTGACTGGGATGATAAGGATAAAATCACCACCATTCTGGGAATTAATCTGATCTTTCTGGGGATTGGAGCCTGGCTGCTGGTTGCCAAAGCTATGCTGTGGGGCGGGTTGTATGACACCTGGGCACCGGGTGGTGGAGATGTTCGCCTCATTACCCATCCCACACTCAATCCACTTCGGATCTTTGGCTACCTGTTTCGCTCCCCCTACGGCGAAGCTGGCTGGATCATTGGTGTGAATAACCTGGAAGATATCGTCGGTGGTCATATCTGGATGGGTGGCATCCTGATTGCGGGCGGCATCTGGCATATTCTGACCAAGCCCTGGAAGTGGACCCATGGCGTCTTTACCTGGTCAGGGGAGGCTTACCTTGCCCAGAGTCTTGGCAATGTTTGTGGTCAGGCATTCATTGCAACCTTCTTCATCTGGTTCAATAACACCGCTTATCCCAGTGAATTTTATGGACCCACGATCGCAGAAGCCTCCCAGGCGCAGGCACTGGTGTTTCTGGTGCGGGATCAGAAATTGGGAGCAAATGTAGCCTCAGCCCAGGGACCCACTGGCTTGGGGAAATATTTGCAGCGATCGCCGACGGGTGAAATTATCTTTGGTGGTGAAACGATGCGCTTTTGGGATTGCCGTGCCCCCTGGCTGGAGCCTTTACGGGGTACCAATGGGCTGGATCTGGACAAACTGAGAAACGACGTGCAACCCTGGCAAATTCGGACAGCCGCAGAGTATATGACCCATGGCCCAATTGGTTCACTAAACTCAGTGGGTGGGTTGGCGACCGAAATTAATTCCTTCAACTTTGTCGGTCCCCGCGCCTGGCTGGCTGCCTTCCACTTCATCGTGGCATTCCTGTTCCTGGTTGGTCACCTCTGGCACGCAGGGCGCTCCCGGGCCGCAGAAGCAGGCTTTGTGAGAGGCATCAACCGCGAAGATGAACCTGTTTTGTCCATGCCTGATTTGGATTAG
- the psbA gene encoding photosystem II q(b) protein, which translates to MTTTIQQRRTRDLWDRFCDWITSTENRLYIGWFGVLMIPLLGVSACVFIIAFIAAPPVDIDGIREPVAGSLLYGNNLITAAVVPSSNAIGLHFYPIWEAASIDEWLYNGGPYQMIGAHYIPALCCYMGREWELSYRLGMRPWIAVAYSAPLAATTSVFWIYPIGQGSFSDGLPMGISGTFNFMFVFQAEHNILMHPFHMLGVAGVFGGSLFCAMHGSLVTSSLVRETTETESQNLGYKFGQENETYNIVAAHGYFGRLIFQYASFNNSRSLHFFLGVFPVVCIWATALGICTMAFNLNGFNFNQSVLDSQGRVINTWADIINRANLGFEVMHERNAHNFPLDLAGGKAIPVAMKAPAIG; encoded by the coding sequence ATGACTACAACCATCCAACAACGCAGAACTCGCGATCTGTGGGATCGATTTTGCGACTGGATTACCAGCACTGAAAACCGGCTGTATATTGGCTGGTTCGGTGTTTTAATGATTCCCCTGTTGGGCGTCTCTGCCTGCGTTTTTATTATTGCCTTCATTGCGGCTCCCCCCGTTGATATTGACGGTATTCGAGAGCCAGTGGCGGGTTCTTTGCTCTATGGCAACAATCTCATTACAGCCGCCGTTGTCCCATCTTCCAATGCGATCGGCTTACACTTTTACCCCATTTGGGAAGCCGCCAGCATCGATGAATGGCTGTATAACGGTGGTCCCTACCAGATGATTGGTGCCCACTACATCCCAGCCCTGTGCTGCTATATGGGGCGGGAGTGGGAGTTAAGCTATCGCCTGGGAATGCGCCCCTGGATTGCGGTTGCCTATTCTGCACCGCTGGCTGCCACCACCTCTGTTTTCTGGATTTATCCAATCGGGCAGGGAAGTTTCTCTGATGGTTTGCCCATGGGCATTAGCGGCACGTTCAATTTCATGTTCGTGTTCCAGGCAGAACACAACATCCTGATGCATCCTTTCCATATGCTGGGGGTTGCGGGGGTGTTTGGTGGCTCCCTGTTCTGTGCCATGCACGGTAGCTTAGTCACCTCCAGCCTGGTCCGGGAAACAACTGAAACTGAATCTCAAAATTTGGGCTACAAGTTTGGGCAAGAAAATGAAACCTATAACATTGTGGCTGCCCACGGTTATTTTGGGCGTTTGATTTTCCAATACGCCAGCTTTAACAACAGTCGTTCTCTGCATTTCTTCCTGGGAGTGTTTCCCGTTGTTTGCATCTGGGCAACCGCTCTGGGTATCTGCACCATGGCTTTCAACCTGAATGGGTTTAACTTTAACCAATCGGTGCTGGATTCTCAGGGGCGGGTGATTAACACCTGGGCAGATATCATCAATCGGGCAAATTTGGGATTTGAGGTGATGCATGAACGGAATGCTCACAACTTCCCGCTCGATCTTGCAGGGGGTAAAGCGATTCCAGTTGCCATGAAAGCTCCAGCGATCGGTTGA